From a region of the Thermus caldilimi genome:
- a CDS encoding DUF6812 domain-containing protein, which produces MYKQPREVHEARIYTQAYRVYGLIYLVPGAGTADLLNQERPYLPVTGALLYTPGYTHPPEAKDLKASTSFLALRKERIQWVAGGKPSEPRTSPSLLERRKLAFLFGDYLLSGELLLPRGVRLSDHLSQAKPFQTLLEAKLYVLNPHEPVVNLEPLETFPFVTLNLRRAEAVAEAPGEAQDPRLTLFG; this is translated from the coding sequence ATGTACAAGCAGCCCCGAGAGGTACATGAGGCCAGGATCTACACCCAGGCTTACCGGGTCTACGGGCTCATCTACCTGGTGCCCGGGGCGGGCACCGCCGACCTCTTGAACCAGGAGAGGCCCTATCTTCCCGTCACCGGTGCCCTCCTTTACACCCCGGGCTACACCCATCCCCCGGAAGCCAAGGACCTCAAGGCCAGCACCAGCTTCCTGGCTCTGCGCAAGGAGCGGATCCAGTGGGTGGCGGGGGGGAAACCCAGCGAGCCCCGCACCAGCCCAAGCCTTCTCGAGCGGCGCAAGCTGGCCTTTCTCTTTGGGGACTACCTTCTTTCGGGCGAGCTCCTGCTTCCCCGGGGGGTGCGGCTTTCCGACCACCTTTCCCAGGCCAAGCCCTTCCAGACCCTCCTCGAGGCCAAGCTTTACGTCCTCAACCCCCACGAACCCGTCGTGAACCTGGAACCTTTGGAAACCTTTCCCTTCGTCACCTTGAACCTGCGCCGGGCCGAGGCGGTGGCCGAGGCTCCGGGAGAGGCCCAAGATCCCCGGCTCACCCTATTTGGCTGA
- a CDS encoding single-stranded-DNA-specific exonuclease RecJ — MKDRVRWRLLPLPPLKEWREVMEAFGVGPEAALAYWHRGVRRPVDLRPSLGLLPLSGLKEAVELLLWALEGKKRIRIHGDYDADGLTGTAILVRGLRALGAEVHPFIPHRLEEGYGVHPKRLPEHREAADLFLTVDCGIANHAELRELVENGVEVLVTDHHTPRDTPPPGVILHPAYTPDLKEHPTGAGVAFLLLWALHERLGLPPPLEYADLAAVGTIADVAPLWGWNRALVREGLERLKDSCSLGLRLLAENVGYTGKAVEVAFRIAPRINAASRLGEGEKALRLLLTEDEEEARDLVEELNRLNARRQAIEEEMLKRLLPQADPEAKAIVLHDPEGHPGVMGIVASRILEATLRPVFLVAQGKGTVRSLPPISAVEALRSAEDLLLRYGGHREAAGFAVDEAHFPRFKERVEAFAASLPDPVREVPLVGLLPPLASLPDLHRALLALEPFGEGNPEPLFLLQGSPEEIRSMGEGKHLAFRLQGVRVVAWRMGERAAAMPSELEAAVLLVENRWNGTVSYEAQALDFREPGELEGGMEPFAYPIPLPEALARARMGEGVYVPEDNPEGLEYVKRAGFRLLSPEEATLWLGIPPTPVGLPRGPVYVALGAGTRARLLAPPMLPTDEERLRALVGQRLLFAYQRGHAPLFSEALLAYWAALPDRAHVLPNRG, encoded by the coding sequence ATGAAGGACCGGGTGCGCTGGCGTCTTCTTCCCTTGCCGCCCTTGAAGGAGTGGCGGGAGGTGATGGAGGCCTTTGGGGTGGGGCCGGAGGCTGCTTTAGCCTACTGGCACCGGGGGGTGCGCCGCCCGGTGGACCTCAGGCCTTCCCTGGGCCTTCTTCCCCTAAGCGGCCTTAAGGAGGCGGTGGAGCTTCTCCTTTGGGCGCTAGAGGGGAAGAAGCGCATCCGCATCCACGGGGACTACGATGCGGATGGCCTCACCGGAACTGCCATCCTGGTGCGGGGCCTTAGGGCTTTGGGGGCGGAGGTGCATCCCTTTATCCCCCACCGTCTCGAGGAGGGGTATGGAGTCCACCCCAAGCGCCTCCCCGAGCATCGGGAAGCCGCCGATCTCTTCCTGACGGTGGACTGCGGCATCGCCAACCATGCCGAGCTTCGGGAGCTGGTGGAGAACGGGGTGGAGGTTCTGGTGACCGACCACCACACGCCCCGCGATACCCCGCCTCCGGGGGTCATTCTCCATCCCGCCTACACCCCGGACCTTAAGGAGCACCCCACGGGGGCCGGGGTGGCCTTCCTGCTCCTTTGGGCCTTACATGAGCGGCTGGGCCTGCCCCCGCCCCTGGAGTATGCCGACCTGGCGGCGGTGGGCACCATCGCCGACGTGGCTCCCCTTTGGGGGTGGAACCGGGCCTTGGTGCGGGAAGGGCTTGAGCGCCTTAAGGACTCCTGCTCCTTGGGGCTTCGCCTCCTTGCAGAAAACGTGGGCTACACGGGGAAGGCGGTGGAGGTGGCCTTCCGCATCGCTCCCCGCATCAATGCGGCAAGCCGCCTGGGGGAGGGGGAGAAAGCCCTTAGGCTCCTGCTCACGGAGGACGAGGAGGAGGCCAGGGATTTGGTGGAGGAGCTCAATCGGCTGAACGCTCGCCGCCAGGCCATAGAGGAGGAGATGCTGAAAAGGCTCCTTCCCCAGGCGGATCCCGAGGCCAAGGCCATCGTCCTCCACGACCCGGAGGGGCATCCGGGCGTGATGGGTATCGTGGCGAGCCGGATCCTCGAGGCCACCTTGCGCCCGGTCTTCCTCGTGGCTCAGGGAAAGGGCACGGTGCGAAGCCTCCCCCCCATCAGCGCCGTGGAGGCCTTAAGGAGTGCCGAGGACCTTCTTCTCCGCTATGGGGGCCACCGGGAGGCTGCGGGCTTTGCCGTGGATGAGGCCCATTTCCCCCGGTTTAAGGAGCGGGTGGAGGCCTTTGCCGCCTCCCTCCCCGACCCCGTGCGGGAAGTGCCCCTTGTAGGGCTTTTACCCCCTTTGGCGTCCCTTCCAGACCTTCACCGAGCCTTGCTGGCCTTAGAGCCCTTTGGGGAAGGGAATCCCGAGCCCCTTTTCCTTCTCCAAGGCTCCCCGGAGGAGATCCGCTCCATGGGGGAGGGAAAGCACCTCGCCTTCCGCCTGCAGGGGGTTAGGGTGGTGGCCTGGCGCATGGGGGAGCGGGCGGCCGCTATGCCCTCGGAGTTGGAAGCCGCTGTCTTACTGGTGGAAAACCGCTGGAACGGTACCGTGTCCTATGAGGCCCAGGCCCTGGACTTCCGGGAGCCCGGGGAGCTGGAGGGAGGGATGGAGCCCTTTGCCTATCCCATTCCTTTGCCCGAGGCCTTGGCCCGGGCCAGGATGGGGGAGGGGGTATACGTTCCCGAGGATAACCCCGAGGGCCTGGAGTATGTGAAGAGGGCGGGGTTTCGCCTATTAAGCCCTGAGGAAGCTACCCTTTGGCTAGGGATACCCCCTACCCCCGTGGGGCTTCCCCGCGGTCCGGTGTATGTGGCCCTGGGGGCGGGTACCCGGGCCAGGCTCCTGGCTCCGCCCATGCTCCCCACGGACGAGGAGCGGCTTAGGGCCTTGGTGGGGCAGAGGCTCCTCTTCGCCTATCAGCGAGGGCATGCCCCCCTTTTCAGCGAGGCCCTGTTGGCCTACTGGGCGGCTTTGCCCGATAGGGCACATGTATTGCCGAATAGGGGGTGA
- the hisA gene encoding 1-(5-phosphoribosyl)-5-[(5-phosphoribosylamino)methylideneamino]imidazole-4-carboxamide isomerase codes for MLLIPAVDLKGGKAVRLYEGDPGRETQYGDPVAAALRWQEEGARLLHLVDLDRALGKGDNLEALRRIAQEIRIPFEVGGGVRSLEVLQEILLLGASRVVVGTVAVKNPALLEAMLAEVGPARLAVGLDARGLEVVVSGWQEATSLSALDLLGRWEALGVRTVIYTDVRRDGTLKGLDLEAVARVRQAWPHELIAGGGIAGPEDLLGLKRLGVEGALLGKALYEGRVRLSDYKEGVF; via the coding sequence ATGTTGCTGATTCCCGCCGTGGACCTGAAGGGGGGCAAGGCGGTCCGGCTTTACGAGGGGGACCCGGGGCGGGAGACCCAGTACGGGGATCCGGTGGCGGCCGCCTTGCGCTGGCAGGAAGAGGGGGCCAGGCTCCTGCACCTGGTGGACCTGGACCGGGCCCTGGGAAAGGGGGATAACCTCGAGGCCCTCCGGCGGATCGCCCAGGAGATACGCATTCCCTTTGAGGTGGGGGGTGGGGTGCGTTCCTTGGAGGTTCTCCAGGAGATCCTCCTGCTGGGGGCTTCCCGGGTGGTGGTGGGCACGGTGGCGGTGAAGAATCCTGCCCTCTTGGAGGCCATGTTGGCGGAGGTGGGGCCTGCTAGGCTGGCGGTGGGTTTGGATGCCCGGGGCCTCGAGGTGGTGGTCTCAGGGTGGCAGGAGGCCACTTCCCTTTCCGCCCTGGACCTCCTTGGGCGTTGGGAAGCCCTGGGGGTGCGCACGGTGATCTACACCGATGTGCGGCGGGATGGGACCCTGAAGGGCTTGGACCTGGAGGCGGTGGCCCGGGTGCGGCAGGCTTGGCCCCATGAGCTCATCGCAGGCGGGGGGATTGCTGGCCCGGAGGACCTTCTGGGTTTAAAGCGCCTGGGGGTGGAGGGCGCCCTTTTAGGCAAGGCCCTGTACGAGGGGCGGGTGCGCCTTTCCGACTACAAAGAGGGGGTATTCTAA